The sequence CCATTCGGGGTCGCAAGGGGGTCCAAACAACAGACCGCGGCGCGCATTCCCCCATCAAAGGGAGAACACACAACGCGGTAGCCGACGGATGAGCGAACGTACTATACCGCTGCCTCAGGAATCTGTCTAGTCATAAGTTGGCTTACATGGCAAGGGGGGGGGTGTTCGGGGGCGGTTCCCGGCGGGGCGGCGGGACGGACCGACCGCGCGGGCACTCCAGCTCGAAGCCCCGCGCGGCCGTCGATGTGGCTATCGTGACTGCGTCAGGATGGCCCCACCGTCGTTGTTCTCCAGGTCACAGGGATACGGAGGTCCCTCCGTCGGCGGGTCGTTGTCCCAGGTGTTGTAGAGCGCCCAGATTGTCAATGGTGTCTGGTTCGTGACGCCGGCGCCCGTGTTGTCCTCGATCGTATTGAGGCCCACGCCGTCGCGGGCGCCTCCCCCGAGATCCGGGTTGGTCGAGTCGGGCGTTCCTCCGTAGATCATGACGCCGGTGCCGTTCCCGTGGATCCAGCACTGCTCGATCAGCGGGTCGGAGTCGTGGTTGGCGAAGATGCCGTAGCCCCATCCCGAGACCGTGCAGTTCCTGACGGTCGCGCGCGTGCCGAAGACGAGCTCCATGCCGCGACTCTCGACAACGCCCGTTGTGTTCACGACCTCGCAGTCCTCGATGAGCTGCGAGCCCCCGTGCGTTCTGATGGCGCTGTGACCGTAGACCTCGGTCGTGTGAATGTCCCGGATCGTGCAGTCGGCCGTTGTGTGCACCGCGTGGAGCGGGGATTCTCCCGAGGCGATGTCCATGGTGAACGATTCGAAGACCGAGCCGCTCGAAGGCCAGATGTAGCCGCTCATCTCCAGGAAGCACGAGTCGGCGCTGACGCCCCGGAGCGTCACGTCCTCGGGGATCGTGAGGCGTGTTCCGGCCAGGTCCTCGTCGTCGTACGTACCGGCGTGTACGAGGATGGTGTCGCCCGCGCTGATCTGCCCCAGGGCGAAGGCGATCGTCTCGAAGGGATTGTTCCAGGCCCCGCCTCCGGACGTGTCGTTCCCGGAGTCCGCGTCGACGTGCTTGATCGTGAAGACGACCGCAAGCGTATCGACCGCCGAGAGCGTGGTGTCCGTTTGCGAGACGGCTGTGATGACGACCTCTCCCCCGCCGGGAACGGCCGGCGGCGCGGTGTAGGACGCCGGGTTCGACTGGGTGATGGTGCCGTTCATCGAGTTGCCGCCGAGGATGTCGTTGACGTACCAGTCGAAGCCGTTCTCGCGCTTCGAATAGGTGTGGGTCGCCTCGACGGAGACGGTCCGCGAGATCTGGACCTTCGGGGCGCCCATGGTCATCGTGACCCCGTCCGGCGCCGAAGGACCTCCGTCGCTCGAGCTGCAGCCCGCGACGAGCGCCGTCAACGCCGCCGCTAGAGCCATCGCCGCGACCACACGTCCGGGGCGATCGAGTCGAACGGTCCTGAGCGTGCGCATCGTTCACTCCTTCCTCCCCGCCTGCCTCCGGGGAAGGCTACGGGTGCGTCTTCGAGAAGGGCTTCCCGCCCATGGCCCAATCGGTCTTGGGCACTTCCCGGATGATCACCTCGACGACGTCGGTCGCGGCGCCGGTCGTCCGTGAGACTGCCTCGGTAACCGCCCTGATGAGCTCGGCCTTCGTGCTGTCGTCCCGACCGGGCCACAGACTGATCTCGACAAGCGGCATACGCTTCTCTCCCTGCTTCGTCGTCCCGAGTCCGACCCGGGGCGATTGTGTGTTGCGTCTACTGGAGCTCTCTGATCCGCTCGATAACGGGAACCATGGCCCGCCTGGTCCTGTCGGTCACCTCGGCGAGCGGCGGCCTGGGTTCGGCGCTGTCGATCATCCCGAGCTCGGCCAGGGTGTACTTGACCGGTCCCGGGTTCGATTCGAGGAAGAGCGCGTTCGAGATCGGCCTGAGGACGCGGTGCAGCTCGAGCGCCCGGAAGGGGTTCGACGGGTAGGCCGCGACCATCTCGCTCACGAGAGACGGCAGGACGTTCGCGACGACCGACACGACACCCGAGGCGCCGACCGCCATCATCGGAAGCGTCAGCGGGTCGTCGCCGGAGAGCACGGTGATGTCGGCCAGCTCCAGGATGGCGCTGACCCGGTCGACCGAGCCGGCGGCCTCTTTGATGGCCACGATGTTGGGGAGCTCGGCGAGCCGGGCTACCGTCTCGGGGGGCATGTTCGTGCCGGTGCGCCCGGGGACGTTGTAGAGGACGATGGGGACGTCGACCTCCTCGGCCACGGCGCGGTAGTGGCGGTACTGGCCCTCGGGGGTCGGCTTGTTGTAGTACGGCGTGATGATGAGCACGCCCTGGGCCCCGGCCCGCCGGGCGGCCGCGGTCAGGCGGACCGTCTCGCGCGTCGAGTTGGAGCCGGTTCCCGGTATCACCGGGATGTCGTCGCCCATCTCCTCGAGGCAGATCTCGAGGACCCTCATGCGCTCATCGAACGTGAGTGTCGCGGCCTCGCCCGTGCATCCCGCCGGCACGATCCCGTCGGTCCCGGCCTCCCGGTGGAGCTTGAGAAGCCGCCGGAGCGACCCCTCGTCGATCTCACCGTCCTTCATCGGCGTGACGATGGCGACGATCGAGCCCTCGAACATCGGTGAAGCCTCCCTTGTCTGTCACTGGTCCTCAGACTGCGTCAAGGTCCCGCGATAGACGATGCGCGCCTCTCCGGTCAGCGTCACGTCGCAGAATCCCATGTCGCTCATGAAGAAGTCGACCGTCAGCGTCGGGCCGCCGCGGGTCCTGACGGAGACCGGCGGAGTGACGCGTCCTCGTGCGCCCTCGATGATCGCCGCGGCGACCGCTCCGGTGCCGCAGGCCAGCGTTTCGTCCTCGACGCCGCGCTCGTAGGTCCTCAGCTCGATCGTTGAGCCGTCGAGCACGCTGACGAAGTCGGCGTTCGTGCCCTCGGGGACGAACGCCCCGTGCTCTCTGATCATCCTGCCGATCTCGACCACGGGGTAGTCCTCGAGGTCCTCGACCTCGGCCACCGCATGCGGCACGCCGGTGTTGACCCTGTGAACGGTCAGCCTCCGGCCCTTGAGCGGAAGCTCGACGTCCAGGATCAGCGCGCGGGGATCCGGCATGGCGAGACGCACGCTCTCGTCGCTCACGATCTCGGCCCGGTGGGTGCCGGTCCGGCTCTCGAACGTCATCGTTCTGCCTGCGATGCCTACCTCGTTCGCGAACCGGGCGACGCACCGTCCCCCGTTCCCGCACAGGTCGGCCTCGCTGCCGTCGGCGTTCAGGTAGCGCATGCGGAAGTCGCAGCGGGTCGAAGGCACCACGAGGATCAGGCCATCCGCTCCCACGGAGACCCTCCGCCGGCAGAGGTGCTTCGCAAGCTCTCGGGCATCGTCCTGTATCCTCATGTCGCGGTCGTCGACGACGATGAAGTCGTTGCCCGCACCCGTCATCTTGGCGAACTCGAGTGTCACGTCTCCTCCGATGTCCTCGCGTGTCACGGGCTTCCCTCCGACGGCGGCGGAACGAGCTCGAGTACGATGCCGCCCGTCGAGTCGCCGGGCGCGTCGATGAGCACCCTGTAGGACGCGATCCAGCCCGTCTCACGCCCCGAGTCGAAGGCACCGTCGCCGTCCGCGTCGAGGAAGGCGACCAGACTGTAACGGGAATCGTACGTCCGGACGTTCCTGAACGCGAAGTTCCCGTCGGGTCCCGTGACCGCCTGGTACTCGCACGGCGACACAAGGCCCGCCGAGTCGGCGGCCACCGGACCCGGACACGCCCAGACGGTTGCGTCCGGGGTGACCGACCCGCCGAGGGTCACCACACCGGTGATCGTGCCGGCCGCAACGCTCGGCCCTGTCGAGAAGGCGAACGAGAACGGCTCGCTCAGCGCGACGCCGTGATAGTCGCGCGCGCCCTCCCCGATCGATACGACGATGGTCGTGGAGTCCGGAAGCAGCGTCTCAGGCTGTGCGGTGAGCCTGGGGCCCTCCCAGTCGAAGCGTCCCAGGGCCACGTCGGGGTCGACGCTCAGGGCGCGCTCCACCGAGGTCCGGTCCATCTCCTCGCTGAAAGCGACGCTGATGACGCTCTCCCTGGACGTTCCCGCCTCGCCGTCGGCCGGAGCGGTCGAGACGACGGTCGGCGGCTCGGTGTCTCTGGGACCGCCCCCCGGCATGCCGGTCTTGGCGCACCCCGACACACAGACGAGCGCTGCGGCAGGGAGCGCCGCGGCCGCGAGGATGCGCAGCGTGCCCGCCCGCGGGAATGTCCTGGGCGTCATGTCAGCTCCCCATCAGTGTCACCATGACGGCCTTCTGGATGTGAAGCCTGTTCTCGGCCTGATCGAAGACCGCCGACTGCGGTCCGTCCATCACGCCGTCTGTGATCTCCTCGCCGCGATGGGCCGGGAGGCAGTGCAGGGCTATGGCATCCGGCGCGGCGTGACCCAGCAGCTCCTCGTTCAGCTGGAAGGCGCGGAACGTCGCGTCCCGCTCGGCCTTCTCGGACTCCTGTCCCATGCTCGTCCAGACGTCCGTGTAGACGGCGTCGGCGCCGGTGACGGCCTCGACCGGGTCGTCGAGGACCTTGATGGTGGCGCCCTTCGACCGGGCGTTCTCGAGCAGCCTCTCGTCCGGCTCGTATCCCGAGGGTCCGCCGATCCTGAGTTCGAACGGGAGGTTGCCCGCGGCGTTCACCCACGAGTTGGCGACGTTGTTGCCGTCGCCGATGAAGGCCACGACCATCGATTCGGGGTCCTTTCCGCGCTCGATGCAGGTCAGGATGTCGCCCATCACCTGGCAGGGGTGGGTCAGGTCGGTCAGCCCGTTGATGACCGGCACGTCCGCCGCCCCGGCGAGCTCGGTGCAGTTCGAGTGGGCGAACGTTCTGATCATGATGCCCTGCACGTAGCGCGAGAGGACCTTGCCGATGTCGTAGGTGGACTCACGCTGTCCCATCTTGATCTCGGCGTCCGTCACGTACATCGGGTGTCCGCCGAGCTCATAGACGCCGACCTCGAAGCTGACACGGGTCCTCAGTGACGGCTTGTGGAAGATGAGCGCCACGGTCTTCCCCGCGAGATCGTCCCTGCCGGTCCGGTCCCGCTTGAGTTCCCTGGCCAGATCGAAGAGCCGCAGCATGTCGTCCCTGGTGATGTCAGCGATCGAGATGAAGTCGTTCATGGGTTCCTCCGCCCTCCTGTGGTCTCCCCTGTCGTCCGAGACGCCGCGCTCTCCGTGCGCACGGTCACGCGTCCGCCGCCTCGCCGCGTGGGTGGGCCTTCCTGTAGGCCTTCTTCAGTCTATCGGTTGTGACGTGCGTGTAGATCTGTGTGCTCGAGAGGCTCGCGTGTCCCAGAAGCTCCTGAACGGCCCGGAGGTCGGCCCCGGCGTTCAGCAGGTGCGTCGCGAACGTGTGGCGCAGCACGTGCGGGCTCAGCTTCCTGGCCTCCGATACCTCCGTGAGCCGCTTCGACACGATCCTCTGGACGCTCCTCCCGGTGAGTCGTCCCCCTCTCCCGTTCGTGAAGAGGGGCGCGTCCGCGTCCCGCGGGGCGTCTTTCCTGGATGAGAGATGTCGCTCGACCGCGTCGACCGCAGCGCGGCCGAGCGGGACGACGCGCTGCCTGCGTCCCTTGCCCGTCACGCGCGCGAGCCCCGCGCTCTCGTCGAGGTCGCCCACGTTGAGCGAGACGAGCTCCGAGAGCCTCAGGCCCGCTCCGTAGAGTACCTCGAGGATCGCGGTGTCGCGGATCCGTCGGACGTCGCCCGCATCGGCGTCGTTCGTCCCGAAGAGGCGCTCGGTCTCGGCCCTCGTGAGGAACGACGGCAGGCGCTTCTCAGGTCTGGGCGCCGGAAGCCCGGCCGCGGGGTTGGCGTCAAGGACGCCCCGTGCGGCGAGAAACCGCCCGAACGCCTTGACGGCGGCGAGCTTCCGCCGGACGGACGTCCTGGCGAACCTCGCGGCGCTCAACCCGGCGACGAAGCGGCGCACCGAGCGCGGCGCGAAGTCGCCGATGCGCGGCGTGTCGCCTCGGACGAGGTCGCAGAGGAAATCCCGGAACTGCCTGAGGTCGCGCTCGTAGGCGACCACCGTGTGCTCCGAGTAGCCCCTCGCCTCGAGAGACTCGAGGAACTCACCTGCCGCGCGCTCGATGCTCGACCGGCGCGTCAGGCGTCGGCGATCAGGCATCGTCGTCTCCTCCGTCCTCCTCGATCGCGACGCGTTCGCCGCACTCGAGACAGACGAGGTTCCTGCCCTTCTCCACCATGAAGCCCGCCTGGCAGGAGGGACACGTCTTCGATACAGGCTTGTCCCAGATCGCGTAGCCGCACTTCGGGTATGTGCTGCATCCGTAGAAGACGCGCCCGCGCTTCGTCCTCTTCTGGACGATGTGTCCTCCGCAGCCTTCCTCGGGGCAGCTGACACCGGTCGGGATGGGCGCCGTGTTCCTGCAGTCGGGGTACTTCGTGCAGCCGAGGAACGGGCCGTAGCGTCCGTGCTTGACGGCCATGGGCGCGCCGCACTTCTCGCACGTGACGTCGATGTCGGCCATCGCCTCGGACTCGACGGGCATCGTGAACTTGCATTCGGGGTATGCCGAGCACGCGAGGAACTTGCCGTTCCGGCCCCACTTCTCGACCATGACGGAGCCGCACTTCTCGCAGCGCTTCTCGGTCTCCTTGATGAGCGACTGCTTCAGCTCGCCCACCTTCTCCTCGACCTCGGCGACCCGCGCGTCGAACGGCTCGTAGAACTCCCGCACGACGTCGACCCACTCGTCCTTCCCCGCCTCCACACGGTCGAGCTCGCTCTCCATTCTGGCGGTGAACTCGACGTCGAAGAGATCGGGGAACCCGATCGCAAGAAGGTCCCAGACGACCCGTCCAAGCTCCGTCGGTGTGAAGCGCCGCTTCTCGAGCGTGACGTACCTCCGCTTCTTCAGCGTGTCGACGATCGTCGCGTACGTGCTCGGTCGCCCGATGCCCTTCTTCTCGAGCTCCTTGATGAGGGTCGCCTCGGAGTACCTGGGAGGCGGTTTGGTGAAGCGCTGGTTGGGCGTGATCGACGCGGCCTCGATGTCCTGTCCCTCGGTGAGATCCGGCAGCTCCTTGGCGTCCTTCCAGAGCGCAGGATAGACGCGCGTCCAGCCGGGGAAGACCGTGACCGATCCCTTGGCCTTGAAGACGTGCCTCTCGGCCTCGATGAGGGCCGTCGTGTTGTCGTAGACGGCGCTCTTCATCTGGGAGGCGACGAACCGGTTCCAGATGAGCTCGTAGAGGCGGTACTGGTCGGGCTCGAGGTACTGCTTGATCGACCGGGGTGTCCTTGCGATCGACGTGGGGCGGATCGCCTCGTGTGCGTCCTGGGCGCCCTTCGCGGCCCGGAACCGCCTCGGCTTCGACGGAAGGTAGTCCGATCCGTACTTCTCGCCGATGAGCGTTCTGGCCTCGTCCAGCGCTTCGTTCGCGATGCGCGTCGAGTCGGTTCGCATGTACGTGATCAGGCCGGTCGTCTCGCCCGCGATGGGAAGCCCCTCGTAGAGCGACTGCGCGTGCATCATCGTCCGCTTCGACGAAAAACGAAGCCTGTTGGCCGCCTCTCTCTGCAGTGTGCTCGTCTTGAACGGCGGGAGCGGCGAGACCTTCCGCCTGCGCTTCTCGACCGACGAGACGGTGAACGAGCGGCCCTCGAGCGTGTCGAGCACAGCCCCCGCCTCGCTCTCGTTCCCGAGCTTGGCCTTCTTCCCGTCGATCCTGTCCAGCCGCGCCTCGAACTCGACGCCGTCGTCGTTCCTGAAGACCGCGTCGATCGTCCAGAACTCCTCGGGCTCGAACGCCTCGATGGCCGCCTCGCGCTCACAGATGAGCCTGAGCGCCACCGATTGGACACGTCCGGCCGACAGTCCGTAGTAGATCGTCTTCCAGAGCACGGGGCTCACCTTGTAGCCCACGAGGCGGTCGAGGACGCGCCGCGCCTGCTGCGCATCGACCTTGTTCCGGTCGATGTCGCCGGGGTGCTCCATGGCCTCCCGGATGGCCCGCTTCGTGATCTCGTTGAAGACCACGCGTCGTGTCTTCTTCTCCGGGAGCTTCAGCGCCTCCGTGATGTGCCACGCGATGGCCTCGCCCTCGCGGTCGAGGTCAGAGGCCAGGTAGACCATGTCGGCCTTCTTCGCGGCGTCCTTCAGTTCCTTCAGGACCTTGCCCTTGCCGCGGATCGTCACGTACGTCGGTTCGAAGTCGTGCTCGACGTCGATGGCGAGTTTCTTCTTCGGAAGGTCCCGGACGTGCCCCACCGACGCCTTGACCGTGTAGCCCCGGCCCAGGAACTTGCCGATGGTCTTCGCCTTGGCCTTCGACTCGACGATCACGAGCGACTTGCCCATACGCTCCTTCCGGTCATCTCGGCGGCTGCGGGTCGTGCGTCGTTAGTTATTGCGTCCGCAGCACTTCTTGTACTTCTTCCCGCTACCGCAGGGGCACGGGTCGTTCCTGCCGACCTTCTGCTTCTTGCGCACCGTTCTGGGCGGCGGCGCCGCGCCGCCCGCTCCGGGACCCGGTCCCGAGAACCCCGGGGTCGGCGTCATCGACGTCGGCGACGCATCGGTCTCCGGGGGCGCCTGAGGCGCCGGCAGGTCGGGACGATGGGCCGTCGTGTCGCGGACCTCCTGCTCAGGCGGGGGCGCGTTGATCTGGGCGCGGAACAGAAGCTCCGCGGCCTCCTCCTGGATGCCCTCGATCGTCCCCATGAACATGTCGTAGGCCTCGGACTTGTATTCGAGCAGCGGGTTCTTCTGCCCGTATGCCCTCAGTCCGATGCCCTCCTTGAGCCGGTCGAGCTCGTGGAGATGATCGCGCCACTTCCGGTCGATCGTCTGGAGCAGCACGAGGCGCTCGAGCTTGCGCATGAGCTCCGGCCCGAGCTGCTCCTCGCGCCGTTCATACTGCAGTCGGGCCGCCTTCTCCATGTTCTTCGTGAGGTCGTCCTTCGTGATCCCGGCGATGTCGGCCTTCGAGAAGTCGATGTCGACGAGGAAGACCCGTCGCATGTCCTCTCTGAGTCCATCGAGGTCCCATTCCTCCGCGATGTCGCTCATCGCTGTCCGCTCGGACACGCGACGTTCGATGATGTCGTGGAAGATCTCCTCCATCTCGTCCGTCAGGTCCTCGCCCAGGAGGATGTTGAGCCGCTGCGCATAGATCACCTCGCGCTGCTGGTTCATGACGTCGTCGTACTCGAGAAGGTGCTTCCTGATCTCGAAGTTGTGTCCCTCGACGCGCTGCTGCGCCTTGCCGATCGCCCTCGTGACCATCGGATGCGAGATGACCTCACCCTCCTGGACCCCGAGCGTCGTCATGACCTTGGCGATGCGCTCGGAACCGAAGAGGCGCATGAGGTCGTCCTCGAGCGAGATGAAGAACTGGGACGCGCCGGGGTCGCCCTGTCGGCCGCTCCGCCCACGGAGCTGGCGGTCGATGCGCCTCGACTCGTGCCGCTCGGTCCCGATGATCCGGAGACCGCACGGCATGTCGGCCAGGCACTCCTCTGTCAGGTCCCCGTGGTCGTTCGGGCAGTCGGCGCAGTCCTTGTCCTCGCACTTGAGGCAGCAGCGTTCGCAGCGGAGAACACCGGGACCCAGTTTGATGTCGGTCCCGCGCCCCGCCATGTTCGTCGCGATCGTTACGGCGCCGGCCTGTCCGGCGCTCATGACGATCTCGGCCTCGCTCTTGTGGTGCTTCGCGTTGAGGACGTTGTGCTTGATGCGTCGGGCCTTGAGAAGCCGCGAGATGACCTCCGATACCTCGACAGACACCGTGCCGACGAGGATCGGCTGTTTCCGCTCGTGGAGCCGCTCGATCTCCTCGAGTACGGCGGCGATCTTCTCGCGGCGTGTCCGGTAGATGGCGTCGTCGTAGTCCATCCGGCGGATCGGCTCGTTCGTCGGGATGACGTGGACCGAGAGATCGTAGATCTCGGCGAACTCGTCCTCCTCGGTCTCGGCCGTGCCCGTCATGCCGGCGAGCTTGTCGTACATGCGGAAGTAGTTCTGAAGCGTGATCGTCGCGAGCGTCTGTGTCTCGCGCTCGATGGTCACGCCCTCCTTGGCCTCGACGGCCTGATGGAGGCCGTCCGACCACCGTCGTCCCGGCATCAGACGACCGGTGAACTCGTCGACGATCATCACCTTGCCGTCCTGGACGACATAGTCGACGTTCTTCTCGAAGAGCGCGTAGGCCTTGAGAAGGGCCTGAACGTTGTGGATGCGCTCGCTCGTCTGCGCGTACTCAAGATGGAGCGCGTTCTTCTTCTCAACCTTCTCCGAGGGCGAGAGGTCGGGGTCGCCGTCGACGGCCTCGAGCTGCTCCGAGAGGTCCGGCAGCACCAGGAGATCCCGTTCTTGCGGTGAGAGGAGCTCCCGCCCCTTCTCCGTGAGCGCCGCGTTCCTTCCCCGCTCCTCCATTGCGTAGAGCAGGTCCTCGTCGAGCTCCGTGAGGACCTTGTCCCGCATGAGCTCTCCCTCGACCCGCTGCACCTCGTTCTTGAGCGCCGGGTCCTCGTAGAGCTTCATCAGGCGGCGGTGCTTCGGCGCTCCGCGCGAGACCTGCACGAGCTTCACCAGCCCCTCGTACCGGGTCTCGTCGTTCTGAAGGAGCTTCTCGGCCTCGTCGAGCACCTTCCCGAGGAGCGCGGTCTGGCGCCTGACCAGGCGCTCGACCGGCGCCTTGAGCTGGTCGAACATGTGCGTCGAATGCTCGACGACGCCGGAGATGATGAGCGGCGTCCGCGCCTCGTCGATGAGGACACTGTCGACCTCGTCGATGATGGCGAAGTGGTGACCGCGCTGGACGCGGTCCTCGAGGCGTACTGCCATGTTGTCGCGGAGGTAGTCGAAGCCGAACTCGTTGTTCGTCCCGTACGTGATGTCGCGGGCATACTGGTCGCGGCGTTCCTCAGGCGTCATGCCGGTCTGGATGCAGCCGACCGTGAGGCCGAGCGTCTCGAAGACGTGCCCCATCCACTCGGCGTCGCGCTGGGCGAGATAGTCGTTGACCGTGACAAGGTGCGCTCCCTCGCCCGAGACCGCGTTGAGGTAGAGCGGCATCGTTGCGGCGAGCGTCTTGCCCTCACCGGTGGCCATCTCGGCGATTCCGCCCCGGTGGAGCTCGATGGCGCCCATC comes from Candidatus Effluviviaceae Genus V sp. and encodes:
- a CDS encoding DUF1565 domain-containing protein; amino-acid sequence: MRTLRTVRLDRPGRVVAAMALAAALTALVAGCSSSDGGPSAPDGVTMTMGAPKVQISRTVSVEATHTYSKRENGFDWYVNDILGGNSMNGTITQSNPASYTAPPAVPGGGEVVITAVSQTDTTLSAVDTLAVVFTIKHVDADSGNDTSGGGAWNNPFETIAFALGQISAGDTILVHAGTYDDEDLAGTRLTIPEDVTLRGVSADSCFLEMSGYIWPSSGSVFESFTMDIASGESPLHAVHTTADCTIRDIHTTEVYGHSAIRTHGGSQLIEDCEVVNTTGVVESRGMELVFGTRATVRNCTVSGWGYGIFANHDSDPLIEQCWIHGNGTGVMIYGGTPDSTNPDLGGGARDGVGLNTIEDNTGAGVTNQTPLTIWALYNTWDNDPPTEGPPYPCDLENNDGGAILTQSR
- a CDS encoding 4-oxalocrotonate tautomerase, whose translation is MPLVEISLWPGRDDSTKAELIRAVTEAVSRTTGAATDVVEVIIREVPKTDWAMGGKPFSKTHP
- a CDS encoding 4-hydroxy-tetrahydrodipicolinate synthase, yielding MFEGSIVAIVTPMKDGEIDEGSLRRLLKLHREAGTDGIVPAGCTGEAATLTFDERMRVLEICLEEMGDDIPVIPGTGSNSTRETVRLTAAARRAGAQGVLIITPYYNKPTPEGQYRHYRAVAEEVDVPIVLYNVPGRTGTNMPPETVARLAELPNIVAIKEAAGSVDRVSAILELADITVLSGDDPLTLPMMAVGASGVVSVVANVLPSLVSEMVAAYPSNPFRALELHRVLRPISNALFLESNPGPVKYTLAELGMIDSAEPRPPLAEVTDRTRRAMVPVIERIRELQ
- a CDS encoding diaminopimelate epimerase; this encodes MTLEFAKMTGAGNDFIVVDDRDMRIQDDARELAKHLCRRRVSVGADGLILVVPSTRCDFRMRYLNADGSEADLCGNGGRCVARFANEVGIAGRTMTFESRTGTHRAEIVSDESVRLAMPDPRALILDVELPLKGRRLTVHRVNTGVPHAVAEVEDLEDYPVVEIGRMIREHGAFVPEGTNADFVSVLDGSTIELRTYERGVEDETLACGTGAVAAAIIEGARGRVTPPVSVRTRGGPTLTVDFFMSDMGFCDVTLTGEARIVYRGTLTQSEDQ
- the argF gene encoding ornithine carbamoyltransferase — protein: MNDFISIADITRDDMLRLFDLARELKRDRTGRDDLAGKTVALIFHKPSLRTRVSFEVGVYELGGHPMYVTDAEIKMGQRESTYDIGKVLSRYVQGIMIRTFAHSNCTELAGAADVPVINGLTDLTHPCQVMGDILTCIERGKDPESMVVAFIGDGNNVANSWVNAAGNLPFELRIGGPSGYEPDERLLENARSKGATIKVLDDPVEAVTGADAVYTDVWTSMGQESEKAERDATFRAFQLNEELLGHAAPDAIALHCLPAHRGEEITDGVMDGPQSAVFDQAENRLHIQKAVMVTLMGS
- a CDS encoding tyrosine recombinase is translated as MPDRRRLTRRSSIERAAGEFLESLEARGYSEHTVVAYERDLRQFRDFLCDLVRGDTPRIGDFAPRSVRRFVAGLSAARFARTSVRRKLAAVKAFGRFLAARGVLDANPAAGLPAPRPEKRLPSFLTRAETERLFGTNDADAGDVRRIRDTAILEVLYGAGLRLSELVSLNVGDLDESAGLARVTGKGRRQRVVPLGRAAVDAVERHLSSRKDAPRDADAPLFTNGRGGRLTGRSVQRIVSKRLTEVSEARKLSPHVLRHTFATHLLNAGADLRAVQELLGHASLSSTQIYTHVTTDRLKKAYRKAHPRGEAADA
- the topA gene encoding type I DNA topoisomerase, with translation MGKSLVIVESKAKAKTIGKFLGRGYTVKASVGHVRDLPKKKLAIDVEHDFEPTYVTIRGKGKVLKELKDAAKKADMVYLASDLDREGEAIAWHITEALKLPEKKTRRVVFNEITKRAIREAMEHPGDIDRNKVDAQQARRVLDRLVGYKVSPVLWKTIYYGLSAGRVQSVALRLICEREAAIEAFEPEEFWTIDAVFRNDDGVEFEARLDRIDGKKAKLGNESEAGAVLDTLEGRSFTVSSVEKRRRKVSPLPPFKTSTLQREAANRLRFSSKRTMMHAQSLYEGLPIAGETTGLITYMRTDSTRIANEALDEARTLIGEKYGSDYLPSKPRRFRAAKGAQDAHEAIRPTSIARTPRSIKQYLEPDQYRLYELIWNRFVASQMKSAVYDNTTALIEAERHVFKAKGSVTVFPGWTRVYPALWKDAKELPDLTEGQDIEAASITPNQRFTKPPPRYSEATLIKELEKKGIGRPSTYATIVDTLKKRRYVTLEKRRFTPTELGRVVWDLLAIGFPDLFDVEFTARMESELDRVEAGKDEWVDVVREFYEPFDARVAEVEEKVGELKQSLIKETEKRCEKCGSVMVEKWGRNGKFLACSAYPECKFTMPVESEAMADIDVTCEKCGAPMAVKHGRYGPFLGCTKYPDCRNTAPIPTGVSCPEEGCGGHIVQKRTKRGRVFYGCSTYPKCGYAIWDKPVSKTCPSCQAGFMVEKGRNLVCLECGERVAIEEDGGDDDA
- the secA gene encoding preprotein translocase subunit SecA; its protein translation is MVFGKILERIVGTRQDREVSRLLPEVAHINELATSYETLPDEELHGKTAEFRARLEGGETVDDLMHEAFAVVKETCRRLVGTSWAVVGHETEWNMVPFDVQLMGAIELHRGGIAEMATGEGKTLAATMPLYLNAVSGEGAHLVTVNDYLAQRDAEWMGHVFETLGLTVGCIQTGMTPEERRDQYARDITYGTNNEFGFDYLRDNMAVRLEDRVQRGHHFAIIDEVDSVLIDEARTPLIISGVVEHSTHMFDQLKAPVERLVRRQTALLGKVLDEAEKLLQNDETRYEGLVKLVQVSRGAPKHRRLMKLYEDPALKNEVQRVEGELMRDKVLTELDEDLLYAMEERGRNAALTEKGRELLSPQERDLLVLPDLSEQLEAVDGDPDLSPSEKVEKKNALHLEYAQTSERIHNVQALLKAYALFEKNVDYVVQDGKVMIVDEFTGRLMPGRRWSDGLHQAVEAKEGVTIERETQTLATITLQNYFRMYDKLAGMTGTAETEEDEFAEIYDLSVHVIPTNEPIRRMDYDDAIYRTRREKIAAVLEEIERLHERKQPILVGTVSVEVSEVISRLLKARRIKHNVLNAKHHKSEAEIVMSAGQAGAVTIATNMAGRGTDIKLGPGVLRCERCCLKCEDKDCADCPNDHGDLTEECLADMPCGLRIIGTERHESRRIDRQLRGRSGRQGDPGASQFFISLEDDLMRLFGSERIAKVMTTLGVQEGEVISHPMVTRAIGKAQQRVEGHNFEIRKHLLEYDDVMNQQREVIYAQRLNILLGEDLTDEMEEIFHDIIERRVSERTAMSDIAEEWDLDGLREDMRRVFLVDIDFSKADIAGITKDDLTKNMEKAARLQYERREEQLGPELMRKLERLVLLQTIDRKWRDHLHELDRLKEGIGLRAYGQKNPLLEYKSEAYDMFMGTIEGIQEEAAELLFRAQINAPPPEQEVRDTTAHRPDLPAPQAPPETDASPTSMTPTPGFSGPGPGAGGAAPPPRTVRKKQKVGRNDPCPCGSGKKYKKCCGRNN